The Primulina eburnea isolate SZY01 chromosome 6, ASM2296580v1, whole genome shotgun sequence genome contains a region encoding:
- the LOC140835526 gene encoding LOW QUALITY PROTEIN: transcription factor GTE12-like (The sequence of the model RefSeq protein was modified relative to this genomic sequence to represent the inferred CDS: inserted 1 base in 1 codon; deleted 1 base in 1 codon), with amino-acid sequence MLLLLASVVNFPFIAYMYVTLLLSNQYQCIFFPFSTMTALDNSCEKRLKFKITSKGIRDESNVKPCQSIIKFVVTNGHKSGHRVTVVKDKQSDLDNSVRSCPPVDCHKRRADTCLDGQRVKRQKMDRNVKQQCTNILKTLMIHRLGHHFSQPVDPVELNIPDYLSIITKPMDLGTIKRKLESESYYGAEDFAADVRLTFSNAMLYNPPGNCFHSFAKELDGIFNKRWKLIEAKLKSQSRNVENFFVDERNGQDSDWTANVNALDAPKIGLNKVSSHVNVVAKRPMSLEEKQKLRFEFLELSSREMTGNLRAVFQKFGLTINEERIASFFDAADDETLWKLKKAVKCFQDTRVDKQVKPAKMEKSGHLILNKATVKANCSACATLPCHCRRLKVASALSNGITLERLSELGSYDQPNGEVKYPMESHSSKLNPGFGGSSPHGHVSTPASADVCGEGWTSLNFQMSPKKXLRAAMLKTRFADTIFRATHQALLDHGEKSDPVRMQQEKDRMERQQREEKTRIEAEIKAVEEASRMRREKEREAARMAMQKMEKTVEINENQEVLNYLEMLSRDSPSDFLDGEGSEGSLGISRHSRNFLERLGLYIKDDYWGEEEDEILSGEEGEILS; translated from the exons ATGTTATTGCTACTTGCTAGTGTTGTCAATTTTCCATTTATTGCATACATGTACGTTACATTGCTGTTATCAAATCAGTATCAATGTATCTTTTTCCCT TTTTCCACGATGACAGCTCTGGATAACTCATGTGAAAAG AGATTGAAGTTTAAAATAACTTCCAAAGGAATAAGGGATGAATCAAATGTGAAACCATGCCAAAGCATCATTAAGTTTGTGGTAACCAATGGACACAAAAGTGGCCACCGAGTTACTGTGGTCAAAGATAAGCAATCGGACTTGGATAATTCAGTGAGATCATGTCCACCGGTAGACTGTCATAAGCGAAGGGCTGACACATGTCTTGACGGTCAAAGGGTGAAAAGGCAGAAGATGGACCGTAATGTGAAGCAGCAGTGTACTAACATTTTGAAAACATTGATGATTCATCGATTGGGACATCATTTTAGCCAACCGGTTGATCCAGTGGAATTGAATATACCTGATTATTTATCAATAATCACCAAGCCTATGGATTTGGGAACGATAAAGCGCAAACTAGAGAGTGAATCATACTATGGAGCAGAGGACTTTGCTGCTGATGTTAGGTTGACCTTTTCCAATGCAATGTTGTATAATCCTCCTGGGAACTGTTTCCATTCATTCGCGAAAGAATTAGATGGAATTTTTAACAAGAGGTGGAAATTAATAGAGGCCAAATTAAAGAGTCAGAGCAGGAACGTTGAAAACTTTTTTGTTGATGAAAGAAATGGCCAAGATTCTGACTGGACAGCAAACGTTAATGCGCTAGACGCACCCAAAATCGGCCTCAACAAAGTTTCTTCGCATGTTAATGTTGTCGCAAAAAGGCCTATGTCATTGGAGGAAAAGCAAAAGCTTAGATTTGAGTTTCTGGAGTTATCAAGCAGAGAGATGACCGGAAATTTGAGAGCTGTGTTCCAAAAGTTTGGTTTGACAATAAATGAAGAAAGGATTGCTTCCTTTTTTGATGCAGCTGATGATGAAACTTTATGGAAGTTGAAAAAAGCAGTAAAATGTTTTCAGGATACAAGAGTTGATAAG CAGGTCAAACCTGCCAAAATGGAAAAAAGTGGGCACCTGATACTGAATAAAGCTACCGTGAAAG CCAATTGTTCTGCATGTGCTACCTTGCCATGCCATTGCAGGCGGCTTAAAGTAGCTTCAGCTCTGTCCAATG GGATAACGTTGGAAAGATTATCAGAACTTGGTAGTTATGATCAACCT AATGGCGAGGTGAAATATCCCATGGAATCTCACTCAAGCAAACTAAACCCAGGTTTTGGTG GAAGCAGCCCCCACGGCCATGTCTCAACCCCTGCTTCAGCTGATGTTTGTGGTGAAG GATGGACGTCATTAAATTTCCAAATGTCTCCAAAGA CTTTGCGTGCTGCAATGCTAAAAACTCGCTTTGCCGATACTATCTTCCGGGCTACGCATCAGGCTCTACTAGATCAT GGTGAGAAGTCAGACCCTGTAAGGATGCAACAAGAAAAAGATAGAATGGAAAGGCAACAACGTGAAG AGAAGACCAGAATTGAAGCAGAAATCAAAGCCGTTGAAGAAGCATCAAGAATGAGACGGGAGAAAGAAAGAGAAGCTGCTAGGATGGCAATGCAAAag ATGGAAAAAACGGTTGAAATAAATGAAAATCAAGAGGTTTTGAATTACCTAGAGATGTTAAGCCGTGATTCCCCATCTGATTTTCTCGATGGAGAGGGGTCCGAGGGATCATTGGGAATCAGTCGTCACTCTCGAAACTTTCTGGAGCGTCTTGGCTTGTACATAAAGGATGATTATTGGggagaagaagaagatgaaATTTTGAGCGGGGAAGAGGGGGAGATTCTCTCTTAG
- the LOC140834849 gene encoding floral homeotic protein AGAMOUS-like isoform X1 — protein sequence MEFHNDQARDLSPQRKIARGKIEIKRIENTTNRQVTFCKRRNGLLKKAYELSVLCDAEVALIVFSNRGRLYEYSNNSVKTTIERYKKASSDSSNNGSVAEANTQYYQQEASKLRAQISNLQNHNRNMIGESLGGLTLRELKNLETKVERGISRIRSKKNELLFSEIEYMQKRQEVDLHHNNQYLRAKIAETERAQQQHMNLMPASASDYDQLVPPQTFDARSYLQVNELQQNNDHYPRQDPPSLQLV from the exons ATGGAATTCCACAATGACCAAGCAAGGGATTTGTCTCCCCAGAGGAAGATTGCGAGGGGGAAGATCGAGATCAAGCGGATCGAAAACACGACAAATCGGCAGGTGACCTTCTGTAAACGCCGCAACGGTCTGCTGAAGAAGGCCTATGAATTATCGGTGCTTTGTGATGCTGAGGTTGCTCTGATTGTCTTCTCCAACCGAGGCCGTCTCTACGAGTATTCAAACAACAG TGTGAAAACGACCATCGAAAGGTACAAGAAAGCATCCTCAGATTCCTCAAACAATGGGTCTGTTGCTGAAGCCAACACTCAGTATTACCAGCAAGAAGCGTCAAAACTGCGTGCACAGATCAGTAATTTGCAGAACCATAACAG GAACATGATTGGTGAGTCTTTAGGAGGTTTAACCCTGAGGGAGCTCAAGAATCTGGAGACTAAGGTTGAAAGAGGCATTAGCAGAATTCGATCCAAAAAG AATGAGCTGCTTTTTTCTGAAATCGAATACATGCAGAAGAGG CAGGAGGTCGACTTACATCACAATAACCAGTACCTTCGAGCAAAG ATAGCTGAAACTGAGAGAGCCCAACAGCAGCACATGAATTTGATGCCTGCAAGTGCTTCTGATTATGATCAACTCGTTCCGCCCCAGACATTTGATGCTCGAAGCTACCTTCAAGTCAATGAATTGCAACAAAATAATGATCATTACCCTCGCCAAGACCCACCATCTCTGCAGTTAGT CTGA
- the LOC140834850 gene encoding protopine O-dealkylase-like: MGFSVQEMVKKPISEIPTRFLVDQEPCNFPDSSDSGGSSSVIPVVDLSSLLCAETKNFELERFHSTCKEWGIFQLVNHGVDCSLVEKLKHEIQEFYKLPVEERLSYKVRDGDFEGYGNTIISSEGHKVDWADRLYIITNPVNRRKSHLFPRLPSPLRETIESYISELQKLSMAIFGLMAEALKIEYTEVENMFENGMQAMRMTYYPPCPEPNKVIGLTPHSDASGVTILLQVNGVEGFQVKKDGVWLPVRFLPNAFVVNLGDVSEILSNGLYKSIEHRAIVNSEKERISFAMFFNPKFEAEVGPSPSVVRVDQPPLYRRMIMEQYVKDFFSQRLNGKTFLQYMKARRN; the protein is encoded by the exons ATGGGTTTCAGTGTTCAAGAAATGGTTAAAAAGCCCATTTCGGAGATCCCCACGCGTTTCCTCGTCGACCAAGAACCTTGTAACTTTCCAGATTCGTCGGACAGCGGGGGTTCTTCCTCGGTAATCCCTGTAGTCGATTTGAGCAGCCTGCTTTGTGCAGAGACCAAGAATTTCGAACTCGAGAGGTTCCACTCGACCTgcaaagaatggggaatcttcCAG TTGGTGAACCATGGTGTGGACTGTTCACTGGTGGAGAAGCTAAAGCACGAGATTCAAGAGTTTTACAAACTTCCGGTGGAGGAAAGGTTGAGCTATAAGGTAAGAGACGGGGATTTTGAGGGGTATGGGAACACTATCATTTCATCTGAGGGACACAAGGTTGATTGGGCTGACAGATTATACATCATCACCAACCCCGTTAATAGAAGGAAATCTCATCTCTTTCCTCGGCTTCCTTCACCCCTCAG GGAGACCATAGAGAGTTACATATCAGAGTTACAAAAACTTTCCATGGCCATATTTGGATTGATGGCAGAAGCCCTGAAAATCGAGTACACAGAAGTGGAGAACATGTTTGAAAATGGAATGCAAGCAATGAGAATGACTTACTATCCGCCATGCCCGGAGCCTAACAAGGTCATCGGGCTGACCCCACACTCGGACGCCAGCGGAGTCACTATTCTCCTTCAAGTCAATGGTGTGGAGGGATTCCAAGTTAAAAAGGATGGAGTTTGGTTGCCTGTCCGGTTCCTTCCAAATGCCTTTGTCGTTAATTTAGGAGACGTATCCGAG ATATTAAGCAATGGTTTATACAAGAGCATCGAGCATAGAGCAATAGTGAACTCGGAAAAAGAGAGGATCTCGTTTGCCATGTTCTTCAACCCAAAATTCGAAGCAGAAGTAGGGCCGTCGCCTTCCGTCGTACGAGTCGATCAGCCCCCGTTGTATAGGCGCATGATCATGGAACAATACGTTAAAGATTTCTTCTCACAGAGGCTCAATGGAAAAACATTCCTCCAATACATGAAAGCACGGAGGAATTAA
- the LOC140834849 gene encoding floral homeotic protein AGAMOUS-like isoform X2 has product MEFHNDQARDLSPQRKIARGKIEIKRIENTTNRQVTFCKRRNGLLKKAYELSVLCDAEVALIVFSNRGRLYEYSNNSVKTTIERYKKASSDSSNNGSVAEANTQYYQQEASKLRAQISNLQNHNRNMIGESLGGLTLRELKNLETKVERGISRIRSKKNELLFSEIEYMQKREVDLHHNNQYLRAKIAETERAQQQHMNLMPASASDYDQLVPPQTFDARSYLQVNELQQNNDHYPRQDPPSLQLV; this is encoded by the exons ATGGAATTCCACAATGACCAAGCAAGGGATTTGTCTCCCCAGAGGAAGATTGCGAGGGGGAAGATCGAGATCAAGCGGATCGAAAACACGACAAATCGGCAGGTGACCTTCTGTAAACGCCGCAACGGTCTGCTGAAGAAGGCCTATGAATTATCGGTGCTTTGTGATGCTGAGGTTGCTCTGATTGTCTTCTCCAACCGAGGCCGTCTCTACGAGTATTCAAACAACAG TGTGAAAACGACCATCGAAAGGTACAAGAAAGCATCCTCAGATTCCTCAAACAATGGGTCTGTTGCTGAAGCCAACACTCAGTATTACCAGCAAGAAGCGTCAAAACTGCGTGCACAGATCAGTAATTTGCAGAACCATAACAG GAACATGATTGGTGAGTCTTTAGGAGGTTTAACCCTGAGGGAGCTCAAGAATCTGGAGACTAAGGTTGAAAGAGGCATTAGCAGAATTCGATCCAAAAAG AATGAGCTGCTTTTTTCTGAAATCGAATACATGCAGAAGAGG GAGGTCGACTTACATCACAATAACCAGTACCTTCGAGCAAAG ATAGCTGAAACTGAGAGAGCCCAACAGCAGCACATGAATTTGATGCCTGCAAGTGCTTCTGATTATGATCAACTCGTTCCGCCCCAGACATTTGATGCTCGAAGCTACCTTCAAGTCAATGAATTGCAACAAAATAATGATCATTACCCTCGCCAAGACCCACCATCTCTGCAGTTAGT CTGA
- the LOC140834849 gene encoding floral homeotic protein AGAMOUS-like isoform X3, whose protein sequence is MEFHNDQARDLSPQRKIARGKIEIKRIENTTNRQVTFCKRRNGLLKKAYELSVLCDAEVALIVFSNRGRLYEYSNNSVKTTIERYKKASSDSSNNGSVAEANTQYYQQEASKLRAQISNLQNHNRNMIGESLGGLTLRELKNLETKVERGISRIRSKKNELLFSEIEYMQKREVDLHHNNQYLRAKIAETERAQQQHMNLMPASASDYDQLVPPQTFDARSYLQVNELQQNNDHYPRQDPPSLQLV, encoded by the exons ATGGAATTCCACAATGACCAAGCAAGGGATTTGTCTCCCCAGAGGAAGATTGCGAGGGGGAAGATCGAGATCAAGCGGATCGAAAACACGACAAATCGGCAGGTGACCTTCTGTAAACGCCGCAACGGTCTGCTGAAGAAGGCCTATGAATTATCGGTGCTTTGTGATGCTGAGGTTGCTCTGATTGTCTTCTCCAACCGAGGCCGTCTCTACGAGTATTCAAACAACAG TGTGAAAACGACCATCGAAAGGTACAAGAAAGCATCCTCAGATTCCTCAAACAATGGGTCTGTTGCTGAAGCCAACACTCAGTATTACCAGCAAGAAGCGTCAAAACTGCGTGCACAGATCAGTAATTTGCAGAACCATAACAG GAACATGATTGGTGAGTCTTTAGGAGGTTTAACCCTGAGGGAGCTCAAGAATCTGGAGACTAAGGTTGAAAGAGGCATTAGCAGAATTCGATCCAAAAAG AATGAGCTGCTTTTTTCTGAAATCGAATACATGCAGAAGAGG GAGGTCGACTTACATCACAATAACCAGTACCTTCGAGCAAAG ATAGCTGAAACTGAGAGAGCCCAACAGCAGCACATGAATTTGATGCCTGCAAGTGCTTCTGATTATGATCAACTCGTTCCGCCCCAGACATTTGATGCTCGAAGCTACCTTCAAGTCAATGAATTGCAACAAAATAATGATCATTACCCTCGCCAAGACCCACCATCTCTGCAGTTAGTGTAA